The window acgacgacgacgacgacgacgacgacgacgacacgtTACGACgagagacgacgagggaCAACAACGGACGACTGCTGAACTACTCGCTGGCAACATAGGCCGACGAATCACGAACGAATTCATATCTGTTTTTAAAATAGGGAATTAGGAACTTGAGGAATAGATAAATACACATGACTACGTCTTAGAGCATTGGATTTAGCATTGTCGTCTGGCTTGTGTCTTGCTAGTTCTGAGACTTACACGGCATCGGTTACTACGCCTGAGCATACCTAATACATCGTGCGTGATCCCCACGATTCATGGATAAGCCAGAGACGGTAGAAGAAGCAAATAAACATTAGAGACTGCTCATGGGCGAGGATTAGGATATCCCCTAGCCTTAGTCTCTAAACAAGAGCCTGAACATGCCCTGTTCATGGTCGGCTGTCTGACTCTCGGACACGATGAGTAACGATTAGTATCTCTTTTTTTGTACGCCGTTGTAGGAGTAATTCTTGTGTCGTCTCTCAGAACAATTCATAGAATCACCGTAGCTCACGACACTTCTAACCCGGTTACCTCTGGTTTCCGTGCCGAAACCAGTCATCCATGCCCTCTAATTACGTTCACCTGGCATTACTTGCAGCACACACCCGTACCGTTCAGCCATCAGAGGCGGCGTCCTTAGCCTCTGCATAGTCGTTCCTGCAGATTCTCAACAGACCCTCAACTATCTACAGTGTGTGCTTGATGCTGCGCGCAGTGCTGCCAAATCCTTGGTGCAGACCAAATACTATTGAGTCGCTAGCATGGGAGCGCACTTCAAGCCAAAGAGAGTGGTCGGTTCATTGCATTACCGTTGCTATGGTTGATCCTGAGCGGTATCACTTCCTGTTGATCCAGTATCTCGTCACGTCAGCAGCCCATCATCGTCTCAAACCAATACCACATGTTCCCCAACGTTTAACGCATCAATCGAAAGCAATTAATACCATGTTTTATTTAATTCTTGTTACATCAAAGTCACAAAATCGCCGATCAGACTTTTGATAAACCTTCAAACATAGCGCTAGCCAGCCACCTCGTTGTCGTGTATGTACGGGTATCTGCCATGCTTCATCGTGACATTCCTCTCCCAGAAATATCGAGGAATTAGTACGACAAACCGGCGATATCTGCAAGACCCGAGTAAAGAGCGCATGGATAATCAGCCACAAGCGACATCGCCACCGATACACTGCTGGATCCGCCGGCACCCAGGAGGCCCAGCTCGAATCCAAGAGCCCCTCCAACCTTTGACCATCCAACACCGTTGCCGGGGTTATTCGCAAAGCCGCCCCAGACGCCTTGCATGTAAGAGCTGAGGTTGATCTGCTGCTGCGTTGCCGAGCCGAACTTGTTATACTGGGGGTATGTGCCGAAGACTGAGGGAATCTCGCTCGTGTGGTATGCGCCGGCGTTGGGAAAGATACTAGTGGAGGGGAACGAAGCGTCGTAGCGGTAACGGTAGGCTGTGTAGCCATTCCAAGCGAGGAAGCTGGACAGTGTTGATGTTGTGCATGTAAAGACTGCGTCGGTGATGATTCTGTACGGGTGTTAGTTCAGCATGTCAAGAACGCTCTTATGAGCCTGCTGGATACTGATGCATACCTGTCGGCTACAGTATAGAGATCGTTGACACCCTTGGCAGAATACCCGGCAAGTACCGAGTTCTTGGTGGCGGTCGAACTGATACCCACCTTGGAAAGCGCAGAATCCAAGGCAGACGCGCCGTCTGCTTTGTTCTCCACGGCAAGGAAGACACGAGCTTCGTTGAGCGTGGTTCCGATCAAGACAGGGATCTTGGGCCACTTCTTGGAAGTGATACTGCCCCTGACATCACTGACCGAGGTACCGTCACCGTTGACAGGAGGGAACACTAACGCGGCCGATTCGATGTATGCCTTGATATCCGTGGCGGGCAATAGCCGCAGGCAAGCAATGGGCGAAGGGGCCTTGTCGCATGCGAACTGCTTGAGAACCTTCTTATAGCTGTCCGATCCGGAGCCCACGAGAAGGGACTGCTGCGACTGCATGATGGCGGCCGAGAATGGCAGCGGGCTTGGCGGGTTCGCGAGCAGTTGCTTCACAGACTCGCCTCCGGCGGACTCGCCAAAGATTGTCACGCGCGACGGATCCCCGCCGAACATGGCGATGTTGTCTTGCACCCACCGCAAGGCAAAGCGTTGGTCCAAGAATCCCGAGTTTTGAGAGCCGGTTGGAACCTCGGGCGAGTTGGAAAATCCAAAGACTAAGCTGACCGTCAGCCTGCATCCGCCGGATAGGTGTCTCAGTGAAATGCACTTACTGTTCGTTCGGTAGTTGATCGTCACAACAACCACGTCTTGAGAGATGGCAAGCGAGCTTCCATCATAGATCGGCAGACTGGCGGTTCCAAATTGGAGGTTTCCCTGCACGAGTCAGCGTGATTGGCATCTGGCGTCATTGGCGACGTGTACGTACAGGAAACAGCCAAAACATCACGGCCTTCTTGCCTGAATTCGATGCGTTGGGGGGCGTGAAGACATTAAGGTATAAGCAGTCTTCGCTCTCTTCTGTGAGAGCTCCGGTGGGATTTCCAAAGTACTGCTTCTGCAAAACTTGCGCGTTTCCAGTGTTTGTAAATTGTTGAATGCATGCCGGCCGAAACGCCGTTGCGGACAACGGGGACGACCATGATGGTGCTGCTTCAGGCGGAGAGAACCGCTCTGGCGGTGACTTGGCAAACGGCACACCCAAGTACGCGTTGGCGTAGTTTGTTGATCCAGCTGGCTGGGTTGTGGTTCCTACCACTACACCGGACGCAATAGTTACAGATGGCCCCGCATTTGATGCCGGCAAAGCAAACGCTCGCAAGATGAAAGTCGATAAGAAGAGAATTTGATCGAGTGAGGATTGGCGGCGGTACCCCATGGTCGAAATAAAAGCCTCTGAGAGACACTGGAAATCAAACAAGGGTATGAGAGGCCTGATGCTCGTTGCGAGTGGTTTCATGAGACGCTGGTCCTGCTTTATGTGTTCTCCCTATCAATAGCTGCCATAAGTTCCCATCACCGATCGGATGGTCCGACAATCAATATTCAGAACGCCACTGAGAAACTACCGTGTCTTTGTGCGTCTAGAGAGACAATTACTACACCAACTAAGACAAGCCGCTTGGCTATTGAGTCAAGGTGGCAAGATGCTCCGATCAAGCCCATACTAAACCGAGCGATGTTGCTGCTAAAACATTAAGAAGCTTTTTCTAGAGCGAGAAAACAAGCGTTTGTCGCATGTGGCCAAGCCTGCCTCGGGCCGTGGAGCGAGTCTGAGAAAGCGCAGGTTCCGAGCTCGCACCAATGGCAATGTCTTCTTTGATCCTCAATCTCCAGGGCCGTTCTAGGCAAGGCATTGCCGATGGCGTTAGGTACACCCGAAGTCTCGGAAGAAAGTCCGGACTGGGAAAGGTCTAGCTAGCGGGCGAAAGTGGTTCAACGAGACGGCGTGGATGACAGGAGGGCTTTTTTTTGCGCTTCTGCTCAAGGGGTGAAATCGGCACCGAACCCCAAGACACTGTAAAACTGAACAGTATTGCAAATAACACCGACAACACCTCCATAGTCTCTGAGACATTGACTAGCTTGAGATATTTCATTGACTGCTCTTTCCAGACCGCTGTTCCCGGTGTGGTGCTGGAATAATGTTACGTTTCTCTCATATGGAATTGATCGATGGTATCTAAGGCAGTGAGGGTTGGAACGCCGTCAACCGTGAAGGTGTTGAAAATGATGTTGAAATGCTCTATTTTGGATTaactcaacccccccacATCCGAAACACCCCCGCATCCGAAACACCCcatttctcctccttcaccaccatcaccgcctTTTTCAAACTATTATAACAATTGCCATATATAACCAAACAACGCCATTTTTTCAGAATaccttcttcaacccatCATGAAGCAATACTCCGAAGATGAGCTCCAACGGGCCCTTCTAGAGGTAGCAGCTGGGAAGGGTATCCGGGAAACAGCTCGAGCATGGGGTATACCAGTCGCATCACTTCATCACCGATTCCATGGGCGGCAAAGCAAAACTACTGCCTATACCCATATGCAGCGATTATCCCAAGCCCAGGAGGATTATCTAGCTGGATGGGTTCAAATCCAAGATGCCCTAGGTGCTGGCCCTACCCATCAACAACTAAAGGGCCTGGCAGAGCGTATGCTAGGCAATACCCATAATACCCATCAACCTCTAGGCAAGAGATGGGTATGCCGATTCCTGCGGCGAAACCCATCAATTAGGACCCAGCGATCCAGAGCAATAGATGCCCGGCGATGGAAGGCCCATTCTTCCGAGGTTATCCAGGGTT is drawn from Colletotrichum destructivum chromosome 6, complete sequence and contains these coding sequences:
- a CDS encoding Putative cholinesterase, carboxylesterase, type B, carboxylesterase type B, alpha/Beta hydrolase, which translates into the protein MKPLATSIRPLIPLFDFQCLSEAFISTMGYRRQSSLDQILFLSTFILRAFALPASNAGPSVTIASGVVVGTTTQPAGSTNYANAYLGVPFAKSPPERFSPPEAAPSWSSPLSATAFRPACIQQFTNTGNAQVLQKQYFGNPTGALTEESEDCLYLNVFTPPNASNSGKKAVMFWLFPGNLQFGTASLPIYDGSSLAISQDVVVVTINYRTNSKCISLRHLSGGCRLTVSLVFGFSNSPEVPTGSQNSGFLDQRFALRWVQDNIAMFGGDPSRVTIFGESAGGESVKQLLANPPSPLPFSAAIMQSQQSLLVGSGSDSYKKVLKQFACDKAPSPIACLRLLPATDIKAYIESAALVFPPVNGDGTSVSDVRGSITSKKWPKIPVLIGTTLNEARVFLAVENKADGASALDSALSKVGISSTATKNSVLAGYSAKGVNDLYTVADRIITDAVFTCTTSTLSSFLAWNGYTAYRYRYDASFPSTSIFPNAGAYHTSEIPSVFGTYPQYNKFGSATQQQINLSSYMQGVWGGFANNPGNGVGWSKVGGALGFELGLLGAGGSSSVSVAMSLVADYPCALYSGLADIAGLSY